The DNA sequence GTCGAATGCACCGTAGTAGTCGCCAACGCCGGCGTGGTCGCGCCCGATGATGAAGTGGGTCGCTCCCATGTTCTGCCGGAACAGCGCGTGCAGAACCGCCTCGCGGGGGCCGGCATACAGCATGTCGAAACCGTAGCCGGTAATCATCACCGTGTTCGGGGGGAAGTAGAGCTCGGCCATCTTACGGATCGCGGCGTCGCGCACTGGCGCCGGGATGTCGCCGGGCTTCAGCTTGCCCAGCAGCATGTGAATCACCACGCCGTCGGCGTCGAGCTGGTCCATCGCCATCCGGCACAGCTCTTCGTGCGCGCGGTGCATCGGGTTGCGGGTCTGGAACGCGACCACCTTCTTCCAGCCGCGCTCGGTGATCTCGTTGCGGATCTCGACGGCGGTGCGGAAGGTGTCCGGGAAGTCGTCCTGGAAATAGGAGAAATGCAGCACTTCGATCGGGCCGGAGACACAGACGCGACCGACGCTGTTGAAGGCGGCGACGCCGGGATGTTCGCGGTCGGTGGTGCCGTAGACCTTCTCGGTGATGGCTTCCATCTGTTCGGGGGTGAACTCCTCGATCGCCTCGACCTCCTGGATCGCGAGGATCGGGTTCCCTTCCATGTTGGGGTCGCGCAATGCGATGCGCTTGGCGCCCCGGATCGCGTCGGCGTTCTCCAGCAGGTTGACTACTGGCACCGGAAAGAACAGACCGCTGGTGGTCCGCATGTTTTCGGCGCAGCCCATCGCGTCGGCGACGTTCATGAAGCCGGTCAGAGGCGTGAAGTAGCCGCCCCCCATCATGACCGCGTTACCGGCGGCAGCGGAGCTGATCATGACCGAAGGGAGGGTCTCGGCCTCCTGCATCAGGGCATGGTGCCGTTCGGTGTCGTAGACAAAGAGGGGCTTCAGGGTTTCCGCGCCGTGTGGCTTGATCATGGGACTCTATCTCCTGCCGACTATGGACATTGAAGTTGCGTGAATCAGCGGCGCTGCCGTTGCGTGGCGACCAGGTCGCCGAGCGCGCGGGGCCTGCGCCGGGACAAGCGGCGGTAACGTAGCACAAGATGGAACATAACGGGCCAGGGATTGCAACGCGTTCCCCGGTGTTCGCTTCGTCTGCCGATGCTTCACCGACTACCGGTCCGGCCACGGATTCGCTGCCGCCCTCGCTCGGGCACCCGCCGATTCCGCCGTGAACTCTCATGGCCCGAGTGGCCACCCCCGATGATGAAAGAGGCGTAGGGCGGAAGAGGCCGAAGGCCGTCATCCGCCATCCGGCGCTGGGGTGCCCCCCCGGCTCTTGGGCGGCATAAACGCCGTGTGGCGGATGACGCTGCGCTATTCCGCCCTACGGGACTCTGGCACCCGCCGATTCCGCCGTGAACGAGCGCTGGGCCGGCGCCGCGAAGCAAGGCCGCTGGCGGGGCTGGGTCCGGGCTTCTCCGGTTTCGGGCCAGACTCCGGGCAGCGCAAGCCACGGTTTCGCATCCGAAGGCCCCGCGCATGCGCCACATACGGGCATGCGCCATATAGATGTGTCTGCATGGCGGTGGGCCGACGGTCGAGTCCCGCGACGATTCGCAGCGTTCTTCAGCGAGCACCGCGCCGGACTACGTGCCCGCCCGGGGTGCGTGATTGCACGCTCGCCCGCCCGGTTCCGCGGCGTTCGGCGGGATTCGCGCAGGACGCGAACCGAGGCTCCACCACCCGAATCGACCGCCTATAAGCGCCGCTTATGGTAATCCAAGTAAGTTTGATTTGATTCGGAAATTGGAATGCAACAGACTCCGTGCGCCATTTCGACACACCGAGGAGACCCGAGCCCGTGATCACAAGCAACCCCTTCGCCGAACTCGCCGCAGTCATTCCACCGGCCGTAATGCAGGTGTACGTCGTGCTTATGGTCGTCCTGGTAGTCGCCGGCACGATTCTCGACATGATGCACAAGAAGAGTGCCAAGTACTTCTTTGAAAACGCAAAGAAGGCCCAGCAGAACGCGACCCGCAGCGTGGGTGGTGGCGAGAAGGTCGGCATCGCAGTCAAGACGCTCGCCAACGAGGTTCTGACCTCCGGTGAGTTCGCGAATCCGCAGCGCCGCATGTCGCATCTGCTGACGATGTACGGCTTCATCATCTTTGCTGTCTTCACCGCAATTCTGATCTTCGCCTATCCGGCCGCGACGGATGCCCCCGCCATCCTGCCGCTGCTGTGGCACCTGGGTGCATTGATGCTGGCCGTTGGTGGCTACTGGTTCTGGTTCGTCATCCGCGTCGATGTCTCCGCCGAGGGTAATCCCTGGTACCGCGTGGAACGCGCCGACCTGTTTATCCTCTCGCTGCTCGCGACCGCGACCTTCGCGATCCTGTGGTCGCTGACCCAGGGTGCCGGTGCGATTGGCTGGCTGTTCTTCGTGTTGTTCCTTGCGGCCACGACCACGCTGTTCGCCACGGTGTACTGGTCCAAGTTCGCGCACATGTTCTTCAAGCCGGCCGCGGCATACCAGAAGCGCCTGACCCGCGCCGACGGTTCCGCCGAAAACCTGCCGACCCTGACCCGCGACGATCCCGAGCAGCAGCAGCGGCATTCGATGGAACTGCTGCGCGATGCTCCGATGGACATGGGGCTTGGCATCAAGCGCGAAGCACCTAACCACTACTGAGTCATTCAGCTGATCAACCGCATTCTGATCGAGGATTTCCATGCCAACTTTCGTATACATGACCCGTTGCGACGGCTGTGGGCACTGCGTTGATATCTGCCCGTCCGATATCATGCACATCGACAAGACCTATCGCCGCGCCTACAACATCGAACCCAACATGTGTTGGGAATGCTTCTCCTGCGTCAAGGCTTGCCCGCACCATGCCATCGACGTGCGCGGCTACGCCGACTTTGCCCCGCTTGGGCACAGCGTGCGCGTGGATCGCGACGAGGAGCGCGGCACCATCGCCTGGAGAATCAAGTTCCGGGACGGGCGGGAAAAGAACTTCCTGTCGCCGATCACGACCAAGCCCTGGGGCAAGCACATTCCGAAACTTTCGGACGTGCCGGGGCCGGACAAGTCCGCTCGCGATAGCCAGTTGCTGTTCAATGAGCCCAAGTACATCCGGATGGATGACGGGGATCTGTATTCGCTGGAAACCGCCGGCCTTAAGCTGAAAGAAGGGGTGTATTACTAATGGCCTACAAGACTATCGTCGAAGACAACATCGACATCCTGGTCTGTGGCGCCGGCCTGGGCGGCACGGGCGCAGCCTTTGAAGCCAGGTACTGGGGGCAGGACAAGAAGATCATCATCGCCGAAAAGGCCAATATCGATCGGTCCGGCGCGGTCGCCCAGGGGCTGTACGCGATCAACTGCTACATGGGAACCCGCTGGGGCGAGAACAACCCCGAGGACCACGTTCGCTACGCCCGCATCGACCTGATGGGTATGGTGCGCGAAGATCTGCTGTTCGACATGGCGCGCCACGTCGACTCCGCGGTGCACCAGTTCGAGGAATGGGGCCTGCCGCTGATGCGCGATCCCAAGACGGGTGCCTATCAGCGCGAAGGGCGCTGGCAGATCATGATTCACGGCGAGTCCTACAAGCCGATCGTCGCCGAGGCTGCGAAGAAGTCCGCGGACCAGGTCTACAACCGGATCTGCGTTACGCACCTGCTGATGGACGAATCCAAGGAAAACCGTGTCGCCGGCGCCGTTGGCTTCAACGTGCGCACCGGGAACTACCACGTGTTCAAGTCGAAGGCGGT is a window from the Thioalkalivibrio paradoxus ARh 1 genome containing:
- the sat gene encoding sulfate adenylyltransferase — protein: MIKPHGAETLKPLFVYDTERHHALMQEAETLPSVMISSAAAGNAVMMGGGYFTPLTGFMNVADAMGCAENMRTTSGLFFPVPVVNLLENADAIRGAKRIALRDPNMEGNPILAIQEVEAIEEFTPEQMEAITEKVYGTTDREHPGVAAFNSVGRVCVSGPIEVLHFSYFQDDFPDTFRTAVEIRNEITERGWKKVVAFQTRNPMHRAHEELCRMAMDQLDADGVVIHMLLGKLKPGDIPAPVRDAAIRKMAELYFPPNTVMITGYGFDMLYAGPREAVLHALFRQNMGATHFIIGRDHAGVGDYYGAFDAQTIFDTDVPPDALEIEIFRADHTAYSKKLNRVVMMRDVPDHTKEDFVLLSGTKVREMLGRGEAPPPEFSRPEVAQILMDYYQGLQQKQ
- the aprB gene encoding adenylyl-sulfate reductase subunit beta — protein: MPTFVYMTRCDGCGHCVDICPSDIMHIDKTYRRAYNIEPNMCWECFSCVKACPHHAIDVRGYADFAPLGHSVRVDRDEERGTIAWRIKFRDGREKNFLSPITTKPWGKHIPKLSDVPGPDKSARDSQLLFNEPKYIRMDDGDLYSLETAGLKLKEGVYY